The segment tacgggcacgaaacgtggacattgctagaagaggacctacgagcactcagagttttcgaacggtgggtgctaagaaccatctttggcggagtgtaagagaacggtgtatggaggtgaagaatgaaccacgagctcgcgcgtctctacggcgaaccaagtattcagaaagtggttaaagctggacggatacgttgagcaggacatgttgctagaatgccggacaactatcctgcaaaaatggttttcgcatcaaatccggtaggaacaagacgaagaggggcacaacgagcgaggtggcaagaccaggtggagcgagatctggcgagcactgggtgcccgcggaactggagatcagttgccatggaccgaaacagatggagaaattatactgcgcaggccttgtcataagacgttaggtcaattaagtaagtaagtaagtactctTTCGAGGGTACTTGTACTTGGTTTCGAGGGTACTTCCCCTTGGATACTGAATGCTGCAGCAACTAACTtgttcacttacttacttacttacttctaccagcTGAGGGCCGGGGTGGCTTTtgcctctccactgtactcttGTTCCCTTCAGAATGAAATTGTTCCATGAAGTTTAAAGTTTCAGAAAAGCTTTACGTATATGCAGACTTTAAAGTCGAAGATAATCACGGTTTCTTATATGTAGCTTCAAAAATTGTAATCTTCGACGCTCGGATAAGttggaagttttttttattgaattatagtcactttaacagcattggatcattcgtgacttctgcggggttgggatttgaatccgggtcctcggcgcgagagacgtgaatgctaaccgTTGCACCGAGACTGTCCTTTAGTTGGAAGTTCAGGTATCAGTACTTGTGGTTTAGGCATCACGCTCTCCTCATTTATAGGGAGCTTTGTGTGTCTAGTTGGAAGTTAGTCCCAACACTAAGTGTAAGTGTCGTACCGGTGCACGTTGGCAAATGATCTTGTAGACTACTGTCATGCGTATTTGACGTATTCAGCAAGTTTGTTATGTAACCCCTCTGTGCAAAGTTAGCAGTGGCTCGCAATGGTTCAACCGCCATGGAAGTCTAAAAATTCTGTGGAGCGATAATGACTCTAAATTATACTCATTGTTCAGCCAATAGCCAATGAACTCAGCCAATTTCTAAatcttttttcaataaaatcgcCGTCCACAGGACTTGATACGCCATAAAGGATTGCTTCAACCGTTCTTTATACAACGGTTAGGAATCCCCAACATTTAATTCCGGTGGCTTGACAAAGTTCATCGCATATACGTGCTTTTGGCTTTGTCGCTGTGGTGTGTCGTTGAAGAAGTTAAATGAGAGCGGCGGCTAATTAATACTTAGTTTTACTTCTCTAGGGTCTACACAATTTTTAGCAGTTTAAAATTAACTGAAAGGGTAATaactgtttcgttttttaatatttCTTTATTGAGGGGAAATGAGTCGGCATAAACTTTTcgaatttcagaagcagtttttggtcATTTctagccaatctgaacacatAGAATAccttttcatgaacagaatcttTGTTTCAATTGAAACAAAAACGCCCTGTCCTGTTCTCCATACTTTGAGGCTAGTTTAACCACTATAACTTTAACTGAATAATTAAAGACTACCGGAAACACCTTGCCGGCTTCAATGCCCTATATAcccataaaaataaacaaaaacttacTTGAAATTGTTGCAACCAATCGTTTAATTCTGGAGGAGGATTATCTTTGGTTGGGATGATGCTGCGGGGAGTTTTACGCTCACCCAATATTGAGGAAGTTGGCGTTGAAGTTAGCTGAAACATAGAAAATTATATTATTAGCTACTGAAAACTTCATTTAACAACTTAGAGCTGCTTGTCAGctgccacacacacacacacacacttaccgTAGACGGACTGAGTAACGACGTTCTCGGCGAACTGTTACTATCTAAAGCTAATCTTTTACGGCTGCTAAAGTTGAGCGACTCGGAACTGGTGGCATCGCATTGGTTGCCTAGTGCACCGATTTCGCCGGTCCCCACGGATCGACCAGCAGAACCGGCATTGCTTCCGGCGAAAAGTAGCCGATTTTCTGTCAGTTTTCGCTTTCGATGTAGTCTTGGCGTTTGTGCGTTGCTACCTGCGGCAGTGGTCGTCCCACCGGCGCTACTGCTGCCACAGTGATCATGGACCAAAATGTCCTCTGCGGCATCCATGTGAGTATAACTGGACAGGTCCACGTCTCTGGACGGTAGCTCGTCTTCGCTGCTGGCGTGACCACCTCCGATCCCACCAGCGCCGCCGTGTCCTTCGTCGTCAGTGTAATCTCGACAAGTGCAGATTTCTTCGTCGGAACCTTCCTCACAGTCGGCCCAGTTATCTTCGTCGCATTCGTGTTCGATGGCGTTAGCGGCAGCCACTGCAGCAGCCAACTCTGCTGGCATAGACAATTGAGATGGTTCCAGTAGTGGATCTTCTACGCGATTGCGTTCGTTGGCATGGCGATTATTTCGATGAGCAGAGTTTTGTGGTTCAACTTCATCGGTAATGTTGTCCGCAAAATTCGACGAAGCGGATGGAAATCTTCCCAGTGTCGATGGTCCTGAACTACAACCTTCGGTTGTTTCACGGTCAGCACTACTGAAGGGACAATTGAACGAAAACAATGTTGAATTGCTACTTGATGAAGGAATCGGACTGTGATTGATATTCTTGCTGCACTCTCCGGTTTGTTTGATGACCGAAGTGGCACAGGATAAACTGCAATCTGAAGGGGGTTTGGTTGATCCCGCAGACGAGGAAGATGTCGATGGTCCGGCAGAACTTGCAGAAGAAGGTGATGGCGAAGACGACGATGTGCACGGTTCGTTAACCGGGCTATTGTTCGGTGCCGAAGAACACTCCTTGCCAGTCGATTTCGATTTGAGTGCCTGCAAGTTTGGAATAAATATGGAGCGGTCTGAAGAAAGGCTATCGTTGGAGTTGCTGTTTGAAAATGCATCAAGTTGTTGTTGCTGGTAATGGCGCAGCGCTTTGCTGCTACTGGAAGCTGAAGAAGACGCAGACGAAGGTAATGAGGACGAACAGGAAGGACCGTCGGTTACATCCATTGCAATCGTTGTAGACTCAGCGCAATAGCTCTCAAGACTAGCTGAAAGATTTACCTTAGCCGCTGGCTTTGTTGTACTATTACTGTTTTGTTCCCTATTACTAGTATTATTAGAATTAGTTGCGCTACTGCTGCCACTTTTCTGTAGGTGCTGTCTACTGCTAGTTGGCGTTGTCGTAAGCTGAATCTTGCGCTCGGCCTGAGATTTCTGCGCCAGTTCATCCTCGCGACTTCTATTAATACTACTTATACTTCTAAACTCTAAATTCAGTCTATCGGGTTTAAACGCGCTATTTTTAATTATAATTCCTCCAGTCAGCTTTTGCTCCAGTTCGAATTCCCGACGTTCGATTGCATCGATAGATTGCACATCTTCATCTAACTCATCGCCATCATCCTCAACGTTGTCGTTATTATCGTGTGCATCATTGAGAAGATCTGCTCTAACGACAacgtttttgttttccattACGTCTCCTTGTTCCATCGCCATCGGTGGATCCACTGCCAGTGGAGAATGCTCTTGAATTTCTTGAGCTCCACCAGCTGCTGCTGCCTCTCCCTCATCAGATGCCGAACGTTGATGCCCGCTACTGCAAGAAGATGTTTCTTCGTTGATATAGATCTgatcagaaatggaaatttcatCCCGTTCGAATTGATCTTCACTTTGCTCCGTACCACTGTTAGTGATACTTAAATTTTTAATCTCACTTAAACTGGCATGTCCTTCCGAGTCTGCATCGCCACGGTTCCTTACGTTTAACTCATCTTTGCACTTATCATCTAAACTGTTACAATTATTTACACCTCGGCCAACCATTTCATCGTCTTCGTCTTCATCGTAATCATCATTTGCTGAGTAGAACTCATCGCTCAATCGCTTTGGTTTCGCTACATTCAATCCGCCACCGCCGCTTTTCTCCTCAACAGCCCCTGGTGTTTCCAGCTGGATCTGGCCGCCAGGTGGATGCGTGCCCACATTTGCTAGTTTGTCAACATAAAACCACTCGTAGACTTCCTCTCGTCGTCCGTCCACATCGCCGTCGTCGTCCTCCTGGT is part of the Sabethes cyaneus chromosome 2, idSabCyanKW18_F2, whole genome shotgun sequence genome and harbors:
- the LOC128734917 gene encoding F-box/WD repeat-containing protein 7 gives rise to the protein MAEQCIVTIKEEQQHHQCNSPPLGVVLHDSSTVTGSSPITIITPTAGTGATVLHPTTASGSSTPTQTGTIGCDDQEDDDGDVDGRREEVYEWFYVDKLANVGTHPPGGQIQLETPGAVEEKSGGGGLNVAKPKRLSDEFYSANDDYDEDEDDEMVGRGVNNCNSLDDKCKDELNVRNRGDADSEGHASLSEIKNLSITNSGTEQSEDQFERDEISISDQIYINEETSSCSSGHQRSASDEGEAAAAGGAQEIQEHSPLAVDPPMAMEQGDVMENKNVVVRADLLNDAHDNNDNVEDDGDELDEDVQSIDAIERREFELEQKLTGGIIIKNSAFKPDRLNLEFRSISSINRSREDELAQKSQAERKIQLTTTPTSSRQHLQKSGSSSATNSNNTSNREQNSNSTTKPAAKVNLSASLESYCAESTTIAMDVTDGPSCSSSLPSSASSSASSSSKALRHYQQQQLDAFSNSNSNDSLSSDRSIFIPNLQALKSKSTGKECSSAPNNSPVNEPCTSSSSPSPSSASSAGPSTSSSSAGSTKPPSDCSLSCATSVIKQTGECSKNINHSPIPSSSSNSTLFSFNCPFSSADRETTEGCSSGPSTLGRFPSASSNFADNITDEVEPQNSAHRNNRHANERNRVEDPLLEPSQLSMPAELAAAVAAANAIEHECDEDNWADCEEGSDEEICTCRDYTDDEGHGGAGGIGGGHASSEDELPSRDVDLSSYTHMDAAEDILVHDHCGSSSAGGTTTAAGSNAQTPRLHRKRKLTENRLLFAGSNAGSAGRSVGTGEIGALGNQCDATSSESLNFSSRKRLALDSNSSPRTSLLSPSTLTSTPTSSILGERKTPRSIIPTKDNPPPELNDWLQQFQRWTPVERLVAVDRLIEHCEPTQVRYMMKVIEPQFQRDFISLLPKELALQVLSYLEPKDLLRAAQTCHSWRFLADDNLLWKEKCKEAGIVMEAFGGDRPKRGRAGNMPPISSPWKAAFMRQHIIEMNWRSRPIRTAKVLKGHDDHVITCLQFCGNRIVSGSDDNTLKVWSAITGKCLRTLVGHTGGVWSSQMSGNIIISGSTDRTLKVWNAETGQLLHTLYGHTSTVRCMHLHGNKVVSGSRDATLRVWDVNEGTCLHVLVGHLAAVRCVQYDGRLVVSGAYDYMVKVWNPERQECLHTLQGHTNRVYSLQFDGIHVVSGSLDTSIRVWDAETGSCKHALMGHQSLTSGMELRQNILVSGNADSTVKVWDIITGQCLQTLSGPNKHQSAVTCLQFNSRFVITSSDDGTVKLWDVKTGEFIRNLVALESGGSGGVVWRIRANDTKLICAVGSRNGTEETKLMVLDFDVEGACLKCS